Genomic DNA from Blastocatellia bacterium:
GGCCAAACGCAACGTGTCGCGCCTCGTCTTGCATGACAAAAGAGGTCAGGGCTTGACCCAGTGGCTCGCTGGCCAGATCACGGATTGTTCCGAAGGCAGCCAGCGCCAGTCCTTCGATGATGACCTGCATGGCCAGATATGTCATGTCCCAGCGCGAATCGGTGATCGCCTGAGTGAGCAGAATCTTCAAATGCGGATTGATGGGGTAGGATAACTGAATTTTTTCACGCAGGTATCGAGAAAAAACTTCGACGTGCCGCGCTTCGTCAAAGACCTGCGTTGCCGCATAAAATTTCGAGTCTATATCCGGCACCGTTTGGACGATCTTGGCTGCGCAGATGAGCGCGCCTTGTTCTCCATGCAGGAATTGCGAGAATCGCCATGAATCCAGATGACGCCGCACCGTGGCTCGCTCCCGCTCGTTCAGTTTATCCCATACGTCCGAGCCGAAGATCGGCACGTATTCATCAGGAAAGCCAAGCGGATTATCGAGGTTGACCTCAAGCGACCAATCTAATCGTTCGTTAGCGTTCCACTGTTTGGTTTTCCCTTTTTCGTAGAGGTTGAGCAGCTTTTCACGACCGGCGTCATAATCCCAATTGAATACGGTCTCAATGCCGACCGTCGGAATGATCCATTCGGTTTGATCCACAGGTAACGTGTATGTTTGCGTCTTCACAGTGTGCCTCCTTCTATATCAATTCTTCTCGCGCTCATCATACTCATTGCGTTCGTTTGAAGCAACTGTGTTCAAAATAGAGTCGGGACAGTTGCCTGAGATACGCTGCGCAACGTGGAGTGATTCTGGGGCCGGCAGCGCGCCCGTTCATTGTCATTCAATAACGAACACGCTTCCATCCTGAGCGAGTTGAGGTGCGCTGATTCTCCTCGGGTTGGTGTGCTGTATCGTTGAGCTAAGCGAACTGGATTGCCACTCTTGCCGTTGTCTAACGACTGGCCTATACTGCCTCTGCTCTGGGATGGTTGGAGTATGGACGAGCGTTACGACATTGCGGTCGCCTTTGAGTGGTTCACGCGCGGCGCGTTTCTGGGAGGGAACGCATGAGTTTGAAGACCTTCGCCACGGAAGTAGTCTCTGACTTTTACACCACAGCAGCCATTGCTCCCAGCTCTCGTTATTTGACCGACGCCATGCTTAAACCATTGCCGCTGGCTCGTGCCCGGCTGGTCGTGGAGTTTGGTCCTGGCACCGGCGTCATGACGCAAGCATTGCTCGATCTGTTGCCGCCGCGCGCCAAGTTGTTTGCTTTTGAGATCAATCCTCAGTTCTTTGAATATCTGCGTGAGACCATTGCCGACCCCCGCTTGGTTCTCTTCAACGCAAGCGCTGAGACACTCGCGCAGGAATTGCGTCGGCGAGGCCATCACCGCGTGGACGCTGTTGTCTCTTCATTGGGACTTGGCTTGATGTCGGAGCAGCAACGACATGCTATTTTGAGCGGGCTGATTCCGTTCATGGACAAGCGCAGCGTGCTCACACAATTTCAATACATTCACAGCATGCAGATGCACAATGGCCGTCCCAGCCGTTTCAGCGCAGCGCGTTTCTTGCGCCATTACTTTCGTTCAGTTGAACGCAAAATGGTCTGGCGCAACCTGCCGCCGGCATTTGTTCTAATCTGTCGCCGGTGAGTTTGAAATTTGCCGCCCATGGCAGCCAACAACCTGACCGCAGAAGCCAGTTCCGTCGGTTCGATCATAGCAATTTTCAATTGTCTTTAGCCTGGAGGCCCCGCATCTTGCGGGATGATTCACGGTGGAAGCATGTGCTCTCAGGGTAGACTCATTCACAAACCGCTCTATTGGCATACCGTGAGCTAATAAAATGTGTGCCCGGCGCGAGCCATATCAATCAGCAGTGGCGCGGGGGCGAGACGTCCGCCAAGGCGCGAAGCCAGCGAGTCCAAGCGTGCAACAATCGTGCCGACGCCTTCAGCATCAATATAACGGAACGGGCCGCCGCGGAATGGCGGAAAGCCTAGTCCCATGATAGCGCCCAGATCACCATCGCGCGGACTGCGCAAGATGCCCTCCTGTAAGCAAAGGGCTGCTTCGTTGATCATCGCCAGGCTCAACCGCTGTTGAATATCGGCGAGCGGAAGAGCTTTTCGTTGGCGGCCGTGCGGCAACAGGTCGTAAACAGTTTGGTCAACTCGCTTGCTTTTGCCGTCGTAGGTGTAGAACCCGCGTTTGTTTTTGCGTCCGTAGCGTCCGTCGGCGACGATGCGTTGCATGGTGTCGGGCGGTTGCAGCCGGTCGCCGAAAGCCCGGTGCATGATCGGCGCGACGTGCGCGGCCACATCAATGCCGACTTCATCGAGTAACGTGATCGGCCCAACGGGAAATCCCCATTGCACCATGGCGCGATCAATATCTTCAATCGCCGCGCCTTCGGCCAGCAGATGGGCGGCTTCATTCATGTATGGAGCCAGTATCCGCGACGTGTAAAAACCAACGCCATCGCGCACGACGATCACCGTTTTACCGATTCGCTTGCCGAAAGCCACGCAGGTCGCCGTTACCGAATCGTCGGTCTGATTGGTCACGATGATTTCCAGCAACGGCATCTTGGGCACGGGTGAGAAGAAGTGCATGCCGATGACGTTCTCCGGGCGCGTCGCAGCCCGCGCAATCTCTGTGATGGGAATCGAAGACGTATTCGACGCGAAGATGCAGTCCTCGCGGGCTACTGCTTCAAACTCGCGCAGCACTTGATGTTTGATGGTCAGGTCTTCGAATACCGCTTCGATCACCAGGTCTACAGTGCGAAAGCCAGTATAGTCGGTTGTGCCGGAGATCAGATTCAGTCGCTGCTCGGCGGCGCGCGCGTCGAGTATTTTCTTCTGGCGCTTTTCGGAGAAGTAGTCGTAGCATGCTTTCAAGCCGCGTCCCAAGCTGGCGTGATCTTTATCTTTCATGCGCACGGGGATGCCTTTCTCAGCGGCCACCATGGCGATGCCGGAGCCCATGAAGCCGCTGCCGAGCACGCCCAGTTTGTTGACTTCACGCGGTCGGATGTTGGCATGGCTGACGCCTGTATC
This window encodes:
- a CDS encoding ferritin-like domain-containing protein, translating into MKTQTYTLPVDQTEWIIPTVGIETVFNWDYDAGREKLLNLYEKGKTKQWNANERLDWSLEVNLDNPLGFPDEYVPIFGSDVWDKLNERERATVRRHLDSWRFSQFLHGEQGALICAAKIVQTVPDIDSKFYAATQVFDEARHVEVFSRYLREKIQLSYPINPHLKILLTQAITDSRWDMTYLAMQVIIEGLALAAFGTIRDLASEPLGQALTSFVMQDEARHVAFGRLALRDYYPQLTEAERDEREQFAVEACYLMRDRFLGQEVWEHLGLPVQECIEYVANSFFMKQYQRRLFTRIVPTLKDIGVWGPRIQRAFVDMDVLEFAEVDLDELSRMDEDVAAEYDRLRAARAAHVQETIAAAE
- a CDS encoding methyltransferase domain-containing protein — its product is MSLKTFATEVVSDFYTTAAIAPSSRYLTDAMLKPLPLARARLVVEFGPGTGVMTQALLDLLPPRAKLFAFEINPQFFEYLRETIADPRLVLFNASAETLAQELRRRGHHRVDAVVSSLGLGLMSEQQRHAILSGLIPFMDKRSVLTQFQYIHSMQMHNGRPSRFSAARFLRHYFRSVERKMVWRNLPPAFVLICRR
- the fadJ gene encoding fatty acid oxidation complex subunit alpha FadJ produces the protein MTQTFSFEIDEHGVGIVRIDKPDEKVNTLSLSLVDEVQALLTRIEQEPALKAVVLISNKPDNFIAGADINDFLTFQTAGQAAAMSRRGQEFVSRFENARVPIVAAIHGSCLGGGLELALGCHYRIATDDPATVLGLPEVKLGLLPGAGGTQRLPRLIGIQAALDIILTGKNVYPQKARRIGLVDEVVPKETLLIAARQRALQLASGWRPKRKVGGHPVINLLLEKNPLGRSLLFNRARALVLKTTHGHYPAPLKALEAVKRGIATTLEKGLEIESSLFGQLAVSPVARQLMNLFFAITAAKKDTGVSHANIRPREVNKLGVLGSGFMGSGIAMVAAEKGIPVRMKDKDHASLGRGLKACYDYFSEKRQKKILDARAAEQRLNLISGTTDYTGFRTVDLVIEAVFEDLTIKHQVLREFEAVAREDCIFASNTSSIPITEIARAATRPENVIGMHFFSPVPKMPLLEIIVTNQTDDSVTATCVAFGKRIGKTVIVVRDGVGFYTSRILAPYMNEAAHLLAEGAAIEDIDRAMVQWGFPVGPITLLDEVGIDVAAHVAPIMHRAFGDRLQPPDTMQRIVADGRYGRKNKRGFYTYDGKSKRVDQTVYDLLPHGRQRKALPLADIQQRLSLAMINEAALCLQEGILRSPRDGDLGAIMGLGFPPFRGGPFRYIDAEGVGTIVARLDSLASRLGGRLAPAPLLIDMARAGHTFY